One stretch of Clavibacter michiganensis DNA includes these proteins:
- the sufD gene encoding Fe-S cluster assembly protein SufD, giving the protein MTTPLATTEAPVPADQHGNRAHTDGGWATVPIQTRSERFTSTDVAAFEAVTGREAVWKLTPVRRLDDLISGELDGSRYPVTASDAAGTSVSWIPRDDARIGTAGAPEDRAQANAWSSFGEALAIEVTGEERVTVTVGRSELGSTPRAAHTVITAAPFSRGVVILDNAGSASLVENVEILVGDQAELTVVTVQQWDDEARHLAAHQAVVGRDAKLKHVVVTLGGSIVRVNPSAHLSNEGADGELLGVYFADAGQHLEQQVYVDHDAPNTRSRVTYKGALQGKGARTVWIGDVLIRRSAPGTDSYEQNRNLVLTDGTRADSVPNLEIETGDIAGAGHASATGRFDDEQLFYLQARGITEEEARRLVVRGFLSEIVQQIGVPDLEERLQAAIEAELSTTTTEAVAR; this is encoded by the coding sequence ATGACGACCCCACTCGCCACCACAGAAGCCCCCGTCCCCGCCGACCAGCACGGCAACCGGGCGCACACCGACGGAGGGTGGGCGACCGTCCCCATCCAGACCCGCTCCGAGCGCTTCACGTCCACGGACGTCGCGGCGTTCGAGGCCGTGACCGGCCGCGAGGCCGTCTGGAAGCTGACGCCCGTCCGCCGGCTCGACGACCTCATCTCGGGTGAGCTCGACGGCTCGCGGTACCCGGTCACCGCCTCCGACGCCGCCGGCACGTCCGTCTCCTGGATCCCCCGGGACGACGCGCGCATCGGCACCGCGGGTGCCCCCGAGGACCGCGCCCAGGCCAACGCCTGGTCGTCCTTCGGCGAGGCGCTCGCCATCGAGGTCACGGGGGAGGAGCGCGTCACCGTCACGGTCGGCCGCTCCGAGCTCGGCTCGACGCCGCGCGCCGCGCACACCGTCATCACGGCGGCGCCGTTCAGCCGCGGCGTCGTCATCCTCGACAACGCCGGATCGGCGTCCCTCGTCGAGAACGTCGAGATCCTCGTCGGCGACCAGGCCGAGCTCACCGTCGTCACCGTGCAGCAGTGGGACGACGAGGCGCGCCACCTCGCGGCGCACCAGGCCGTCGTCGGCCGCGACGCCAAGCTCAAGCACGTGGTGGTGACGCTCGGCGGATCCATCGTCCGGGTCAACCCCTCGGCCCACCTCTCGAACGAGGGCGCCGACGGCGAGCTGCTCGGCGTGTACTTCGCCGACGCGGGCCAGCACCTCGAGCAGCAGGTGTACGTCGACCACGACGCCCCCAACACCCGCAGCCGCGTCACCTACAAGGGCGCGCTGCAGGGGAAGGGCGCGCGCACCGTGTGGATCGGCGACGTCCTCATCCGCCGCTCCGCGCCGGGAACCGACAGCTACGAGCAGAACCGCAACCTGGTCCTCACGGACGGCACGCGCGCCGACTCGGTCCCGAACCTCGAGATCGAGACCGGCGACATCGCCGGCGCCGGTCACGCGAGCGCCACGGGCCGCTTCGACGACGAGCAGCTGTTCTACCTGCAGGCCCGCGGGATTACGGAGGAGGAGGCGCGCCGCCTCGTCGTCCGTGGCTTCCTCAGCGAGATCGTGCAGCAGATCGGCGTCCCCGACCTCGAGGAGCGGCTGCAGGCCGCCATCGAGGCCGAGCTGTCCACCACTACGACCGAGGCGGTCGCCCGATGA
- the sufB gene encoding Fe-S cluster assembly protein SufB, with translation MSDVLIDRPELESLGQYEFGWSDSDVAGASAKRGISPQVVADISRRKDEPEWMLANRMKGYELFGKKPMPTWGADLSGIDFDNIKYFVRSTEKQAQTWEDLPDDIKNTYERLGIPEAERQRLVSGVAAQYESEVVFHSIQKELEDQGVIFMDTDTALREHPDLFKEYFGTVIPAGDNKFAALNTAVWSGGSFVYVPKGVHVEIPLQAYFRINTENMGQFERTLIIADEGSYVHYIEGCTAPIYKSDSLHSAVVEIIVKKDARVRYTTIQNWSNNVYNLVTKRATAAEGATMEWIDGNIGSKVTMKYPSIYLMGERAKGETLSVAFAGPGQHQDAGAKMVHMAPYTQSSIVSKSIARGGGRAGYRGEIRVDAAAHHSANTVRCDALLVDTISRSDTYPAIDIRVDDVQLGHEATVSRVSEEQLFYLMSRGMPEDEAMAMIVRGFIEPIARELPMEYALELNKLIEMGMEGSVG, from the coding sequence ATGTCAGATGTGCTCATCGACCGACCCGAGCTCGAGAGCCTGGGGCAGTACGAGTTCGGCTGGTCCGACTCGGACGTCGCCGGCGCCTCGGCCAAGCGCGGCATCTCCCCCCAGGTCGTCGCGGACATCTCGCGGCGCAAGGACGAGCCCGAGTGGATGCTCGCCAACCGCATGAAGGGCTACGAGCTCTTCGGCAAGAAGCCCATGCCGACGTGGGGCGCCGACCTCTCCGGCATCGACTTCGACAACATCAAGTACTTCGTGCGCTCCACGGAGAAGCAGGCCCAGACGTGGGAGGACCTGCCCGACGACATCAAGAACACGTACGAGCGGCTCGGCATCCCCGAGGCCGAGCGCCAGCGCCTCGTCTCCGGCGTCGCGGCGCAGTACGAGTCCGAGGTCGTCTTCCACTCCATCCAGAAGGAGCTCGAGGACCAGGGCGTCATCTTCATGGACACCGACACGGCGCTGCGCGAGCACCCCGATCTGTTCAAGGAGTACTTCGGCACCGTCATCCCCGCGGGCGACAACAAGTTCGCGGCGCTGAACACCGCCGTCTGGTCGGGCGGCTCGTTCGTGTACGTGCCCAAGGGCGTCCACGTCGAGATCCCGCTGCAGGCGTACTTCCGCATCAACACCGAGAACATGGGCCAGTTCGAGCGGACGCTGATCATCGCGGACGAGGGCAGCTACGTCCACTACATCGAGGGCTGCACCGCCCCCATCTACAAGTCCGACTCGCTGCACTCCGCGGTCGTCGAGATCATCGTGAAGAAGGACGCCCGCGTCCGCTACACGACCATCCAGAACTGGTCGAACAACGTCTACAACCTCGTCACCAAGCGCGCGACGGCGGCCGAGGGCGCGACCATGGAGTGGATCGACGGCAACATCGGCTCCAAGGTCACGATGAAGTACCCCTCCATCTACCTCATGGGCGAGCGCGCCAAGGGCGAGACCCTCTCGGTCGCCTTCGCGGGCCCCGGCCAGCACCAGGACGCCGGCGCGAAGATGGTGCACATGGCGCCGTACACGCAGTCGTCGATCGTCTCCAAGTCCATCGCGCGCGGCGGCGGCCGGGCCGGCTACCGCGGCGAGATCCGCGTGGACGCGGCGGCGCACCACTCCGCCAACACGGTCCGCTGCGACGCCCTGCTGGTCGACACCATCTCCCGCTCCGACACGTACCCCGCGATCGACATCCGCGTGGACGACGTCCAGCTCGGCCACGAGGCCACGGTCTCGCGCGTCAGCGAGGAGCAGCTGTTCTACCTGATGAGCCGGGGCATGCCCGAGGACGAGGCCATGGCCATGATCGTCCGCGGCTTCATCGAGCCCATCGCCCGAGAGCTGCCCATGGAGTACGCGCTCGAACTCAACAAGCTCATCGAGATGGGCATGGAAGGATCCGTCGGCTAG
- a CDS encoding COX15/CtaA family protein, with protein MTHGTDAGQSPSGSVLGQTLMVTRRLRERLPDGITRTTRFLVWTTLVVQTLVVGTGGLVRLTGSGLGCPTWPRCTADSFVSTPEMGVHGIIEFGNRLLTFVLVIVAIATFLVVLRLRNRGRGLFSIALAIGLGIPAQGVIGGITVLTGLNPYIVGLHFVVSVVLVVLSTVLVWRTYHPLDEAERSVPSSFVILARITAVVVGVTILVGIVVTGSGPHAGDQGAARNGLDPELLQHVHSWPAYTTFGLTIALVVIATRNRWTAVSRWTRVLLAVELVQIAVGLIQARTGLPEFLVGLHMVLACLLASAMTATLLSTTRRADTLRLTPAEVRRSAHVG; from the coding sequence GTGACTCACGGCACCGATGCGGGGCAGTCTCCCAGTGGGAGCGTGCTAGGTCAGACCCTCATGGTCACGAGGCGGCTGCGGGAGCGGCTGCCGGACGGGATCACGCGCACGACGCGGTTCCTCGTGTGGACCACGCTCGTCGTGCAGACGCTCGTCGTCGGGACGGGCGGGCTCGTCCGGCTCACGGGCTCCGGCCTCGGCTGCCCCACCTGGCCGCGGTGCACCGCCGACTCCTTCGTGTCGACGCCGGAGATGGGCGTGCACGGGATCATCGAGTTCGGCAACCGCCTGCTCACCTTCGTCCTGGTGATCGTCGCCATCGCCACGTTCCTGGTCGTGCTCCGGCTCCGGAACCGCGGACGCGGGCTCTTCTCGATCGCGCTCGCCATCGGCCTGGGCATCCCCGCGCAGGGCGTCATCGGCGGGATCACGGTGCTGACGGGGCTGAACCCCTACATCGTGGGCCTGCACTTCGTCGTGTCCGTCGTGCTCGTCGTGCTGTCGACCGTGCTCGTGTGGCGCACGTACCACCCGCTCGACGAGGCCGAGCGCTCGGTCCCGTCCTCGTTCGTGATCCTCGCGCGCATCACCGCCGTCGTCGTGGGCGTCACGATCCTCGTCGGCATCGTCGTCACCGGATCCGGTCCCCACGCGGGCGACCAGGGCGCGGCGCGCAACGGGCTCGACCCGGAGCTGCTGCAGCACGTGCACAGCTGGCCGGCCTACACGACCTTCGGCCTCACGATCGCCCTCGTGGTCATCGCGACCCGCAACCGATGGACCGCCGTGTCGCGCTGGACCCGGGTGCTGCTGGCCGTCGAGCTCGTGCAGATCGCCGTGGGCCTCATCCAGGCGCGGACGGGCCTCCCCGAGTTCCTCGTGGGGCTGCACATGGTCCTGGCGTGCCTGCTCGCGTCGGCCATGACGGCGACGCTCCTGAGCACCACGCGACGCGCGGACACCCTGCGGCTCACCCCCGCGGAGGTGCGGCGCTCCGCGCACGTGGGCTGA
- a CDS encoding heme o synthase has translation MNVAVQSRVDRETIGVARKTKAYVALTKPRVIELLLVTTAPVMILAQGGWPNPWLILGVLVGGTLSAGSANAFNCYIDRDIDRVMKRTQRRPLVTGELTDREALVFAWIIGVASIVWLGVISNWLAAALSLAAILFYVFVYTLWLKRRTPQNIVWGGAAGCMPVLIGWAAVTGDISWAPVILFMIVFLWTPPHYWPLSMKYRDDYASVNVPMLAVVRGRAAVGLQTILYAWATLACSLLLIPVAGMGLVYTLAALAGGGWFVYETHRLYDLAVRHEPIKPMRVFHASISYLSLLFLAVGIDPLLPF, from the coding sequence ATGAACGTTGCGGTGCAGAGTCGGGTCGATCGGGAGACGATCGGCGTGGCGAGGAAGACCAAGGCGTACGTCGCACTGACGAAGCCGCGTGTGATCGAGCTCCTGCTCGTGACCACCGCGCCCGTCATGATCCTCGCCCAGGGCGGGTGGCCGAACCCCTGGCTGATCCTCGGCGTCCTCGTCGGCGGCACGCTCAGCGCGGGCAGCGCCAACGCATTCAACTGCTACATCGACCGCGACATCGACCGCGTCATGAAGCGCACGCAGCGCCGTCCCCTGGTGACGGGGGAGCTGACGGACCGCGAGGCCCTCGTCTTCGCCTGGATCATCGGCGTGGCCAGCATCGTCTGGCTCGGCGTCATCTCCAACTGGCTGGCCGCGGCGCTCTCGCTGGCCGCCATCCTCTTCTACGTCTTCGTCTACACGCTGTGGCTGAAGCGCCGCACGCCGCAGAACATCGTCTGGGGCGGAGCTGCCGGCTGCATGCCGGTCCTGATCGGCTGGGCCGCCGTCACGGGTGACATCTCGTGGGCGCCCGTGATCCTCTTCATGATCGTGTTCCTCTGGACGCCACCGCACTACTGGCCGCTGTCCATGAAGTACCGGGACGACTACGCCTCGGTCAACGTGCCCATGCTCGCCGTCGTGCGCGGACGTGCGGCCGTCGGCCTGCAGACCATCCTGTACGCGTGGGCCACGCTCGCCTGCTCGCTCCTGCTGATCCCGGTCGCGGGCATGGGGCTCGTCTACACGCTGGCAGCTCTCGCGGGCGGCGGCTGGTTCGTCTACGAGACGCACCGCCTGTACGACCTCGCGGTGCGCCACGAGCCGATCAAGCCGATGCGCGTGTTCCACGCGTCCATCTCGTACCTCTCGCTGCTGTTCCTCGCGGTCGGCATCGACCCGCTGCTGCCCTTCTGA
- the tkt gene encoding transketolase, protein MAALQWDPIDSKAVDTARILAADAVEKVGNGHPGTAMSLAPAAYLLFQKVMRRDPSDSTWIGRDRFILSVGHSSLTQYTQFFLGGYGLEIEDLQALRTWDSKTPGHPEYGHTDGVEITTGPLGQGLASSVGFAYAARYERGLFDPETPAGESPFDHFVYVIAGDGDMQEGITSEASSLAGHQELGNLIAIYDSNQISIEDDTDIAFTEDVAARYEAYGWHVQHVDWKKTGEYVEDVQELFDAVEAAKAETRKPSLIILKTIIGWPSPKKQNSGKIHGSALGAEELAAVKQIVGFDPEKSFEVPDGVLEHTRQAVERGQQQHREWDEKLAAWAEANPERKTLLDRVLAGDAPEGLDEALPVFPAGKDVSTRAASGKVINAIAEVMPELWGGSADLAESNNTTIESAPSFVPAERSTDMWKGDPYGRVLHFGIREHAMGAILNGIVLHGNTRPFGGTFLIFSDYMRPAVRLAALMKAPSIFVWTHDSVALGGDGPTHQPVEQLASLRAIPGLDVIRPADANETAQAWKTILTRRMGPAGLALSRQNLPVLERGAGDATATEFASATGVAKGAYILADTEGTPDVILIATGSEVQFAVEAREALAADGVQARVVSAPSLEWFEEQDAEYKEHVLPAAVAARVSVEAGISLSWKQYVGHHGRSISIEHFGASAEYEVLYREFGITTEAVVKAAKESIASL, encoded by the coding sequence GTGGCAGCATTGCAATGGGACCCCATCGACAGCAAGGCGGTCGACACCGCACGTATCCTCGCCGCGGACGCGGTGGAGAAGGTCGGAAACGGTCACCCCGGCACCGCCATGAGCCTGGCCCCGGCGGCCTACCTCCTGTTCCAGAAGGTCATGCGCCGCGACCCGTCCGACAGCACCTGGATCGGTCGCGACCGGTTCATCCTCTCGGTGGGCCACAGCTCGCTCACGCAGTACACGCAGTTCTTCCTCGGCGGCTACGGCCTCGAGATCGAGGACCTCCAGGCCCTCCGCACGTGGGACTCCAAGACCCCGGGTCACCCGGAGTACGGACACACCGACGGCGTCGAGATCACCACCGGCCCCCTCGGCCAGGGCCTCGCCTCCTCCGTGGGCTTCGCCTACGCCGCCCGCTACGAGCGCGGTCTCTTCGACCCCGAGACCCCCGCGGGCGAGAGCCCGTTCGACCACTTCGTGTACGTGATCGCCGGCGACGGCGACATGCAGGAGGGCATCACCTCCGAGGCCTCCTCCCTCGCGGGGCACCAGGAGCTCGGCAACCTCATCGCGATCTACGACAGCAACCAGATCTCCATCGAGGACGACACCGACATCGCGTTCACCGAGGACGTGGCCGCGCGCTACGAGGCCTACGGCTGGCACGTGCAGCACGTCGACTGGAAGAAGACGGGCGAGTACGTCGAGGACGTGCAGGAGCTGTTCGACGCCGTCGAGGCCGCCAAGGCCGAGACGCGGAAGCCCTCGCTGATCATCCTCAAGACGATCATCGGCTGGCCCTCCCCCAAGAAGCAGAACTCGGGCAAGATCCACGGCTCCGCCCTCGGCGCCGAGGAGCTGGCGGCCGTCAAGCAGATCGTCGGCTTCGACCCCGAGAAGAGCTTCGAGGTGCCGGACGGCGTCCTCGAGCACACCCGCCAGGCCGTCGAGCGCGGCCAGCAGCAGCACCGCGAGTGGGACGAGAAGCTCGCCGCGTGGGCCGAGGCGAACCCCGAGCGCAAGACGCTGCTCGACCGCGTCCTCGCCGGCGACGCCCCCGAGGGCCTCGACGAGGCGCTCCCCGTGTTCCCCGCGGGCAAGGACGTCTCGACGCGCGCCGCCTCCGGCAAGGTCATCAACGCCATCGCCGAGGTCATGCCCGAGCTGTGGGGCGGCTCCGCCGACCTCGCCGAGTCGAACAACACGACCATCGAGTCGGCGCCGTCCTTCGTGCCCGCCGAGCGCTCCACCGACATGTGGAAGGGCGACCCCTACGGCCGCGTCCTCCACTTCGGCATCCGCGAGCACGCGATGGGCGCGATCCTCAACGGCATCGTCCTGCACGGCAACACGCGCCCCTTCGGTGGCACGTTCCTCATCTTCAGCGACTACATGCGCCCGGCGGTCCGTCTCGCCGCGCTCATGAAGGCGCCGTCGATCTTCGTCTGGACGCACGACTCCGTCGCCCTCGGCGGCGACGGTCCCACGCACCAGCCGGTGGAGCAGCTCGCCAGCCTCCGCGCCATCCCGGGCCTCGACGTCATCCGCCCCGCGGACGCCAACGAGACCGCGCAGGCGTGGAAGACGATCCTCACGCGTCGCATGGGCCCCGCGGGCCTCGCGCTCTCGCGCCAGAACCTCCCGGTCCTGGAGCGCGGCGCGGGCGACGCCACGGCCACCGAGTTCGCCTCGGCCACCGGCGTGGCCAAGGGCGCGTACATCCTGGCCGACACCGAGGGCACGCCCGACGTGATCCTCATCGCCACGGGCTCCGAGGTCCAGTTCGCCGTGGAGGCCCGCGAGGCCCTCGCCGCGGACGGCGTCCAGGCCCGTGTCGTCAGCGCCCCGAGCCTCGAGTGGTTCGAGGAGCAGGATGCCGAGTACAAGGAGCACGTGCTCCCCGCGGCGGTCGCCGCGCGCGTCTCCGTCGAGGCGGGCATCTCGCTCTCCTGGAAGCAGTACGTCGGGCACCACGGCCGCAGCATCTCGATCGAGCACTTCGGCGCCAGCGCCGAGTACGAGGTCCTGTACCGCGAGTTCGGCATCACCACGGAGGCCGTCGTGAAGGCGGCCAAGGAGTCCATCGCCTCCCTCTAG
- the tal gene encoding transaldolase: MTDTTSPTAQLSAAGVSIWLDDLSRERIDAKGIEKVIAERDVVGITTNPTIFASALAKGEAYDAQVRELAADGADVDRAVFEITTRDVGEAARIFRPVYDRTAGFDGRVSIEVSPDFANDTQATIDEAHKLWDKIAEPNVMIKIPATREGLEAITEVIGAGISVNVTLIFSLERYREVINAYLTGLEKAKAAGIDLSTIHSVASFFVSRVDTEIDKRLDALGTDEATALKSKAGVANAQLAYQAFEQSFASERAQGLLGAGANKQRPLWASTGVKSPDLPDTLYVTQLVAADVVNTMPEKTLDATFDHGVIEGDTITGSYDAANDVLNRVDALGISYKEVTELLEKEGVEKFKVSWSELIETVTTALDGAK; the protein is encoded by the coding sequence ATGACCGACACCACTTCCCCCACCGCGCAGCTCTCCGCCGCGGGCGTCAGCATCTGGCTCGACGACCTGTCGCGCGAGCGCATCGATGCCAAGGGCATCGAGAAGGTGATCGCCGAGCGCGACGTCGTCGGCATCACGACGAACCCCACCATCTTCGCGTCGGCCCTCGCCAAGGGCGAGGCGTACGACGCACAGGTCCGCGAGCTCGCGGCCGACGGCGCCGACGTCGACCGCGCGGTCTTCGAGATCACCACCCGCGACGTCGGCGAGGCCGCGCGCATCTTCCGCCCGGTCTACGACCGCACCGCCGGCTTCGACGGCCGCGTCTCCATCGAGGTCTCCCCCGACTTCGCCAACGACACGCAGGCGACCATCGACGAGGCCCACAAGCTGTGGGACAAGATCGCCGAGCCCAACGTCATGATCAAGATCCCCGCGACCCGCGAGGGCCTCGAGGCCATCACCGAGGTCATCGGCGCCGGCATCAGCGTCAACGTCACGCTCATCTTCAGCCTCGAGCGCTACCGCGAGGTCATCAACGCGTACCTCACCGGCCTCGAGAAGGCCAAGGCGGCGGGCATCGACCTGTCGACCATCCACTCGGTCGCCTCCTTCTTCGTGTCGCGCGTCGACACCGAGATCGACAAGCGCCTCGACGCGCTCGGCACCGACGAGGCCACCGCGCTCAAGAGCAAGGCCGGCGTCGCCAACGCGCAGCTCGCCTACCAGGCGTTCGAGCAGTCCTTCGCGTCCGAGCGCGCCCAGGGCCTCCTCGGCGCCGGCGCCAACAAGCAGCGCCCCCTCTGGGCGTCCACGGGCGTCAAGAGCCCCGACCTGCCCGACACGCTCTACGTGACGCAGCTCGTCGCGGCGGACGTCGTCAACACCATGCCGGAGAAGACGCTCGACGCGACATTCGACCACGGCGTGATCGAGGGCGACACCATCACGGGCTCCTACGACGCCGCGAACGACGTCCTCAACCGGGTCGACGCGCTCGGCATCTCCTACAAGGAGGTCACCGAGCTCCTCGAGAAGGAGGGCGTCGAGAAGTTCAAGGTGTCGTGGAGCGAGCTCATCGAGACCGTCACGACCGCCCTGGACGGCGCCAAGTGA